The following coding sequences are from one Macaca nemestrina isolate mMacNem1 chromosome 1, mMacNem.hap1, whole genome shotgun sequence window:
- the TARDB gene encoding TAR DNA-binding protein 43 isoform X2, whose protein sequence is MSEYIRVTEDENDEPIEIPSEDDGTVLLSTVTAQFPGACGLRYRNPVSQCMRGVRLVEGILHAPDAGWGNLVYVVNYPKDNKRKMDETDASSAVKVKRAVQKTSDLIVLGLPWKTTEQDLKEYFSTFGEVLMVQVKKDLKTGHSKGFGFVRFTEYETQVKVMSQRHMIDGRWCDCKLPNSKQSQDEPLRSRKVFVGRCTEDMTEDELREFFSQYGDVMDVFIPKPFRAFAFVTFADDQIAQSLCGEDLIIKGISVHISNAEPKHNSNRQLERSGRFGGNPVHLISNVYGRSTSLKVVL, encoded by the exons atgTCTGAATATATTCGGGTAACCGAAGATGAGAACGATGAGCCCATTGAAATACCATCGGAAGACGATGGGACGGTGCTGCTGTCCACGGTCACAGCCCAGTTTCCAGGGGCGTGTGGGCTTCGCTACAGGAATCCAGTGTCTCAATGTATGAGAGGTGTCCGACTGGTAGAAGGAATTCTGCATGCCCCCGATGCTGGCTGGGGAAATCTGGTTTATGTTGTCAACTATCCGAAAG ataacaaaagaaaaatggatgagACAGATGCTTCATCAGCAGTGAAAGTGAAAAGAGCAGTCCAGAAAACATCCGATTTAATAGTGTTGGGTCTCCCATGGAAAACAACTGAACAGGACCTGAAAGAGTATTTTAGTACCTTTGGAGAAGTTCTTATGGTGCAG GTCAAGAAAGATCTTAAGACTGGTCATTCAAAGGGGTTTGGCTTTGTTCGTTTTACGGAATATGAAACACAGGTGAAAGTAATGTCACAGCGACATATGATAGATGGACGATGGTGTGACTGTAAACTTCCTAATTCTAAG CAAAGCCAAGATGAGCCTTTGAGAAGCAGAAAAGTGTTTGTGGGGCGCTGTACAGAGGACATGACTGAGGATGAGCTGCGGGAGTTCTTCTCTCAGTACGGGGATGTGATGGATGTCTTCATCCCCAAGCCGTTCAGGGCCTTTGCCTTTGTTACATTTGCAGATGATCAG ATTGCGCAGTCTCTTTGTGGAGAGGACTTGATCATTAAAGGAATCAGCGTTCATATATCCAATGCCGAACCTAAGCACAATAGCAATAGACAGTTAGAAAGAAGTGGAAGATTTGGTGGTAATCCAG TTCATctcatttcaaatgtttatgGAAGAAGCACTTCATTGAAAGTAGTGCTGTAA
- the TARDB gene encoding TAR DNA-binding protein 43 isoform X1, whose product MSEYIRVTEDENDEPIEIPSEDDGTVLLSTVTAQFPGACGLRYRNPVSQCMRGVRLVEGILHAPDAGWGNLVYVVNYPKDNKRKMDETDASSAVKVKRAVQKTSDLIVLGLPWKTTEQDLKEYFSTFGEVLMVQVKKDLKTGHSKGFGFVRFTEYETQVKVMSQRHMIDGRWCDCKLPNSKQSQDEPLRSRKVFVGRCTEDMTEDELREFFSQYGDVMDVFIPKPFRAFAFVTFADDQIAQSLCGEDLIIKGISVHISNAEPKHNSNRQLERSGRFGGNPGGFGNQGGFGNSRGGGAGLGNNQGSNMGGGMNFGAFSINPAMMAAAQAALQSSWGMMGMLASQQNQSGPSGNNQSQGNMQREPNQAFGSGNNSYSGSNSGAAIGWGSASNAGSGSGFNGGFGSSMDSKSSGWGM is encoded by the exons atgTCTGAATATATTCGGGTAACCGAAGATGAGAACGATGAGCCCATTGAAATACCATCGGAAGACGATGGGACGGTGCTGCTGTCCACGGTCACAGCCCAGTTTCCAGGGGCGTGTGGGCTTCGCTACAGGAATCCAGTGTCTCAATGTATGAGAGGTGTCCGACTGGTAGAAGGAATTCTGCATGCCCCCGATGCTGGCTGGGGAAATCTGGTTTATGTTGTCAACTATCCGAAAG ataacaaaagaaaaatggatgagACAGATGCTTCATCAGCAGTGAAAGTGAAAAGAGCAGTCCAGAAAACATCCGATTTAATAGTGTTGGGTCTCCCATGGAAAACAACTGAACAGGACCTGAAAGAGTATTTTAGTACCTTTGGAGAAGTTCTTATGGTGCAG GTCAAGAAAGATCTTAAGACTGGTCATTCAAAGGGGTTTGGCTTTGTTCGTTTTACGGAATATGAAACACAGGTGAAAGTAATGTCACAGCGACATATGATAGATGGACGATGGTGTGACTGTAAACTTCCTAATTCTAAG CAAAGCCAAGATGAGCCTTTGAGAAGCAGAAAAGTGTTTGTGGGGCGCTGTACAGAGGACATGACTGAGGATGAGCTGCGGGAGTTCTTCTCTCAGTACGGGGATGTGATGGATGTCTTCATCCCCAAGCCGTTCAGGGCCTTTGCCTTTGTTACATTTGCAGATGATCAG ATTGCGCAGTCTCTTTGTGGAGAGGACTTGATCATTAAAGGAATCAGCGTTCATATATCCAATGCCGAACCTAAGCACAATAGCAATAGACAGTTAGAAAGAAGTGGAAGATTTGGTGGTAATCCAGGTGGCTTTGGGAATCAGGGTGGATTTGGTAATAGCAGAGGGGGTGGAGCTGGTTTGGGAAACAATCAAGGTAGTAATATGGGTGGTGGGATGAACTTTGGTGCATTCAGCATTAATCCAGCCATGATGGCTGCTGCCCAGGCAGCACTACAGAGCAGTTGGGGTATGATGGGCATGTTAGCCAGCCAGCAGAACCAGTCAGGCCCATCGGGTAATAACCAAAGCCAAGGCAACATGCAGAGGGAGCCAAACCAGGCCTTCGGTTCTGGAAATAACTCTTATAGTGGTTCTAATTCTGGTGCAGCAATTGGTTGGGGATCAGCATCAAATGCAGGGTCGGGCAGTGGTTTTAATGGAGGCTTTGGCTCAAGCATGGATTCTAAGTCTTCTGGCTGGGGAATGTAG